Proteins co-encoded in one Setaria viridis chromosome 9, Setaria_viridis_v4.0, whole genome shotgun sequence genomic window:
- the LOC117838163 gene encoding uncharacterized protein, translated as MRTGEAPRQARGGFLVGRVGDWIRARTACAHCADYPIRIHVLRRSPAGVVKRAGRICAGYRLYLSLRSVYSFFQESILTVFASFQGMEPANLRDYILHSERWVYLDVYMGTLDGGPLLGNVPKGQMVGYLPRHLHLNAQKTMYLSIQLLLKVIGIGCCPRNLIVKNIVLTSPDCRPRFTANVDFDQNPDNRTCDAAMSALAGIFETILCKHLPGHESVPDEVHNLLYLMRQPDCFKLTEAIQYHPCLVPLENRGHLFLKEYQYTVDILRKIEPLNFRYVMTQLVYPRHWKIIAESNPYVQAVIERGDYDSERSKESTYTPLEPLKLQRHAPCHCLQDAANKMMPHGLGFEPADMNHSLYIMSEHLLASLQLALHRVGHLACLKTSFLFPWN; from the exons ATGCGCACCGGCGAGGCCCCGCGCCAGGCGCGCGGTGGATTCCTCGTCGGCCGCGTCGGAGATTGGATCCGCGCGCGCACGGCTTGCGCCCACTGCGCCGACTACCCTATTCGGATACACGTGCTCAGGCGATCTCCAGCAGGAGTCGTCAAGCGCGCAGGCCGCATCTGCGCGGGGTACCGGCTGTACCTTTCCCTACGGTCCGTCTACAGCTTCTTTCAAGAATCGATACTAACAGTCTTTGCGTCTTTCCAG GGCATGGAACCTGCAAACTTGCGTGACTACATTCTCCACAGCGAACGCTGGGTTTATTTGGATGTGTACATGGGTACTCTCGATGGTGGCCCCCTTCTTGGAAATGTTCCCAAAGGCCAGATGGTGGGGTATCTCCCAAGACACCTTCACCTTAATGCACAGAAGACAATGTATCTCAGCATTCAGTTGCTGCTGAAAGTCATAGGCATTGGCTGCTGTCCAAGAAACTTAATTGTCAAGAACATTGTTCTAACAAGCCCTGATTGCCGTCCCAGATTCACTGCCAACGTAGACTTTGACCAGAACCCTGATAATCGGACTTGTGATGCAGCAATGTCTGCCTTGGCAGGAATCTTTGAGACCATCCTTTG TAAGCATCTGCCTGGCCATGAGTCTGTACCTGACGAAGTGCACAACTTGCTCTATCTTATGCGTCAGCCGGACTGCTTCAAATTGACGGAGGCAATCCAATATCACCCATGCCTAGTGCCGCTGGAAAATAGAGGGCATCTCTTTCTGAAGGAATATCAATACACAGTTGATATCCTGAGGAAGATTGAACCTTTAAATTTCAGATACGTGATGACGCAGCTCGTGTACCCGAGACATTGGAAAATCATAGCAGAATCCAATCCATACGTCCAAGCTGTGATTGAGAG GGGTGACTATGACTCCGAAAGAAGCAAGGAGTCTACGTATACTCCACTTGAACCGCTCAAGTTGCAAAGGCACGCTCCATGCCATTGCCTCCAGGATGCTGCCAACAAAATGATGCCACACGGCCTGGGCTTTGAGCCAGCCGATATGAACCACTCTCTATACATAATGTCCGAGCACTTACTGGCGTCTCTTCAGTTGGCTCTCCACCGTGTAGGCCACCTAGCTTGCCTCAAAACAAGTTTCCTCTTCCCCTGGAATTAA